The following proteins are encoded in a genomic region of Candidatus Methylomirabilota bacterium:
- a CDS encoding sugar ABC transporter permease, with amino-acid sequence MRRSRRPIVARLRARHLFHAYLFVAPVLLLFGVFRVVPAVQTLLYSVYKVELVRGRFTFLGLENFQALLADPGFRKAAVNTLVYVAAIVPISAALGLGLAVLFNTRFRLRELFKAIYFAPMVTSTAAAAMVWWWLYNPQFGLFNVLLRLVGIPDQPWLMSSRTALVSIIIFSIWKSLGYNMIIYLAGLQAIPAQFYEAATIDGAGAPARFWRISVPLLAPTTTFLLIYNSILAFQVFDQVFVLTGGGPAGATNVVVLEVYRQAFERYNFGYAAAEATVLFVLILGVTVLQYVYSRRFEVTY; translated from the coding sequence ATGCGACGGTCACGCCGACCCATCGTGGCGCGGCTGCGAGCCCGTCATCTCTTCCATGCCTACCTGTTCGTCGCCCCGGTCCTCCTGCTCTTCGGCGTCTTCCGCGTCGTCCCGGCCGTCCAGACCCTGCTCTACAGCGTCTACAAGGTGGAACTCGTGCGGGGCCGCTTCACCTTCCTCGGGCTCGAGAACTTCCAGGCGCTCCTGGCCGACCCCGGCTTCCGGAAGGCGGCCGTCAACACGCTGGTCTATGTCGCCGCCATCGTGCCGATCTCGGCGGCGCTGGGCCTCGGCCTGGCGGTCCTGTTCAACACCCGCTTCCGGCTGCGCGAGCTCTTCAAGGCGATCTACTTCGCCCCGATGGTCACCAGCACCGCGGCCGCCGCCATGGTCTGGTGGTGGCTCTACAACCCGCAGTTCGGGCTCTTCAACGTCCTGCTGCGCCTGGTCGGGATCCCCGACCAGCCCTGGCTCATGTCGAGCCGCACGGCGCTCGTCTCTATCATCATCTTCAGCATCTGGAAGTCCCTCGGCTACAACATGATTATCTACCTGGCCGGCCTGCAGGCGATCCCGGCCCAGTTCTACGAGGCCGCCACCATCGACGGGGCCGGCGCGCCGGCGCGCTTCTGGCGGATCTCGGTGCCGCTCCTGGCGCCGACGACGACGTTTCTCCTCATCTACAACAGCATCCTGGCGTTTCAGGTCTTCGACCAGGTCTTCGTCCTCACCGGCGGCGGGCCGGCCGGCGCCACCAACGTCGTCGTCCTCGAGGTCTACCGGCAGGCCTTCGAGCGCTACAACTTCGGCTACGCGGCGGCCGAGGCGACGGTGCTCTTCGTCCTGATCCTGGGGGTCACCGTGCTCCAGTACGTCTACAGCCGGCGGTTCGAGGTGACCTATTGA